A genomic stretch from Thermococcus sp. MV5 includes:
- a CDS encoding aspartate/glutamate racemase family protein has translation MYGWRGRIGLIVPSSNTTMEMELHSALPEGVSLHTARMPLRNVTEEELLAMSGLALESARLLKDADVDLILYGCTSGSFIGGGEFDKELSMKIEDEVKLPVVTTSTAIVEALKILDAQQILVVTPYTDEINQREREFLEANEFDVIDIRGLDIVDNTKIGRLEPYEAYRMVKALFTDEADAVFISCTNFRTFEIIEALEEDLGVPIVTSNQASLWLALRELDVMEKLPWLGRLFVEY, from the coding sequence ATGTACGGGTGGAGAGGTAGAATAGGTTTGATAGTCCCATCATCAAACACCACTATGGAAATGGAATTACATTCCGCTTTGCCAGAGGGCGTTTCATTACACACTGCGAGAATGCCACTAAGAAACGTCACTGAAGAGGAGTTATTGGCAATGAGTGGTCTTGCATTAGAAAGTGCGAGACTTTTAAAAGATGCTGATGTGGATTTAATTCTCTACGGATGTACAAGCGGTTCTTTCATAGGTGGGGGGGAGTTTGATAAAGAGCTCTCCATGAAAATAGAAGACGAAGTAAAGCTCCCTGTGGTAACAACGAGTACGGCGATTGTTGAGGCGTTAAAAATTCTAGATGCCCAACAAATTCTTGTAGTTACTCCTTACACAGATGAGATAAATCAAAGAGAAAGAGAATTTTTAGAGGCAAACGAATTCGACGTTATTGATATTCGAGGGTTGGATATAGTTGATAATACAAAAATAGGCCGTTTGGAACCATATGAGGCTTACCGCATGGTTAAAGCACTATTTACTGATGAAGCAGATGCAGTGTTTATAAGTTGTACTAACTTCAGGACTTTTGAAATCATTGAAGCGTTAGAAGAGGATTTGGGTGTCCCTATAGTTACGAGCAACCAAGCCTCTCTCTGGCTAGCACTAAGAGAACTCGATGTGATGGAAAAGTTACCTTGGCTTGGAAGACTTTTTGTTGAATATTAA
- the pfkC gene encoding ADP-specific phosphofructokinase yields MMEFLRDFQRMGMYLAYNVNVDAIVYLNEKHIERLIKEFGVENIKRRIEEYPREINDPLDFVARLIHALKTGKPQAVPLVTHEADKWFNSRFTYDVERIGGQVGVIANLLANLNFNRVIAYSPLLGKKQADMFVNRDNLLYPTIEKEKVVLKKPLEAYREEDPVKINRIFEFRQGTKFKFGNEEIIVPYSGRFIVACRFEEFARIETSPQLKSHLPEIGEMVDGVILSGYQGIRKQYSDGKDANYYLRKAKEDIKLLKRKKDVKIHVEFASIQDRELRKKVIYNIFPLVDSVGMDEAEIAHILSVLGYRDLSDRIFTYNRIEDAVLGAKILLDELNLEILQIHTIYYLMYITHRDNPLNEEELSKSLEVGTTLAATKAFLGDIKRPEDVKVGLNIPFNEKGEFVKLRFEEAKRKMRTREYKIVMIPTRLVKKPVSTVGLGDTISAGAFASYLSLLRKNEVY; encoded by the coding sequence ATGATGGAATTCCTCAGGGACTTCCAGAGAATGGGCATGTATTTGGCATATAATGTGAACGTTGATGCTATAGTATACTTAAATGAAAAGCACATTGAGAGACTCATAAAGGAATTTGGGGTAGAGAACATTAAAAGACGGATAGAAGAGTATCCGAGAGAGATAAACGATCCACTAGACTTCGTTGCAAGACTTATTCATGCCCTTAAGACTGGAAAGCCACAGGCGGTTCCTTTAGTAACTCATGAAGCAGACAAATGGTTCAATTCCCGCTTTACCTATGATGTTGAAAGAATCGGTGGACAAGTAGGAGTGATAGCCAATCTCCTTGCTAACCTTAATTTTAATAGAGTGATAGCTTATTCTCCGTTACTAGGGAAGAAACAAGCAGACATGTTTGTAAATAGAGATAACCTTCTTTATCCCACAATTGAAAAGGAAAAGGTTGTTCTAAAAAAGCCATTGGAGGCATATAGGGAGGAGGATCCAGTAAAGATCAACAGGATCTTTGAGTTTAGGCAGGGAACTAAGTTCAAGTTTGGAAATGAAGAGATAATTGTTCCATATTCTGGTAGGTTTATAGTTGCATGCCGGTTTGAAGAATTTGCTCGGATAGAAACGTCTCCCCAGCTTAAATCTCATCTACCAGAAATTGGTGAGATGGTAGATGGTGTTATTTTGTCGGGTTATCAGGGAATAAGAAAGCAGTACAGTGATGGAAAAGACGCAAATTACTATTTGAGAAAAGCTAAGGAAGACATTAAGCTCCTTAAAAGGAAAAAGGACGTCAAAATTCATGTGGAGTTTGCTTCAATTCAGGATAGAGAACTAAGGAAGAAAGTGATCTACAACATCTTTCCCCTCGTAGATAGTGTGGGAATGGATGAAGCTGAGATAGCACACATATTAAGTGTTCTTGGTTATAGAGATCTAAGCGATAGGATTTTTACCTACAACAGAATTGAAGATGCTGTTTTGGGGGCAAAAATTTTATTGGATGAGCTTAACCTTGAGATCCTCCAGATTCACACGATTTACTATTTAATGTACATTACACATCGAGATAACCCCCTTAATGAAGAAGAGCTCTCGAAATCCTTAGAAGTTGGCACGACTTTAGCCGCTACAAAGGCATTTCTGGGAGATATAAAACGACCAGAGGATGTTAAAGTTGGTTTAAATATTCCCTTCAATGAAAAAGGAGAGTTCGTTAAGCTCAGGTTTGAAGAGGCAAAGAGGAAAATGAGAACTAGAGAGTACAAGATAGTCATGATCCCCACAAGGCTTGTCAAGAAGCCAGTTTCTACGGTAGGTCTTGGAGACACGATTTCAGCGGGAGCCTTTGCGAGTTACTTAAGTTTGTTGAGAAAAAATGAGGTGTATTAA